Proteins encoded within one genomic window of Equus caballus isolate H_3958 breed thoroughbred chromosome 20, TB-T2T, whole genome shotgun sequence:
- the LOC100052310 gene encoding MHC class II DR-beta chain precursor (The RefSeq protein has 12 substitutions compared to this genomic sequence), with amino-acid sequence MVCLWFPRGSWMAALTVILMVLNPPLAWARDTQPHFLELVKHECHFSNGTQRVRFLDRYFYNREEYVRFDSDVGEYRAVTELGRPDAEYWNGQKDVLDDARAAVDTYCRHNYGVSDSFLVPRRVAPTVTVYPAKTQPLQHHNLLVCSVNGFYPGHIEVRWLRNGQEEEAGVISTGLIRNGDWTFQTLVMLETVPQSGEVYTCQVEHPSLTNPVTVEWRAHSESAQSKMLSGVGGFVLGLLFLGAGLFIHRRNQKGHAGLQPTGLLS; translated from the exons ATGGTGTGCCTGTGGTTCCCCAGAGGCTCCTGGATGGCAGCTCTGACAGTGATATTGATGGTGCTGAACCCTCCCCTTGCTTGGGCCAGGGACACCCAAC CACATTTCCTGGAGTATAGTACGTCCGAGTGTCATTTCTCCAACGGGACTCAGCGAGTGCGGTTCCTGGACAGATACTTCTCTAACGGGGAGGAGACCGTGCGCTTCGACAGCGACGTGGGGGAGTACCGGGCGGTGACCGAGCTGGGGCGGCCGGACGCCGAGTACTGGAACGGGCAGAAGGACGTCCTGGATGACGCGCGGGCCGCGGTGGACACGTACTGCAGACACAACTACGCCGTCAGCGAGAGCTTCCTGGTGCAGCGGCGAG TTGCGCCTACAGTCACTGTGTATCCTGCAAAGACCCAGCCCCTGCAGCACCACAACCTCCTCGTCTGCTCTGTGAATGGTTTCTATCCAGGCCACATCGAAGTCAGGTGGCTCCGGAACAgccaggaagaggaggctggagtCATCTCCACAGGCCTGATCCGTAATGGAGACTGGACCTTCCAGACCATGGTGATGCTTGAGACAGTTCCTCAGAGTGGAGAGGTCTACACCTGCCAAGTGGAGCACCCAAGTCTGACGAACCCTGTCACAGTGGAATGGA GGGCCCATTCTGAGTCTGCGCAGAGCAAGATGCTGAGTGGAGTCGGGGGCTTCGTGCTGGGGCTGCTCTTCCTTGGGGCGGGGCTGTTCATCCACCGCAGAAACCAGAAAG gaCATGCTGGGCTTCAGCCAACAG GACTCCTGAGCTGA
- the LOC100052310 gene encoding MHC class II DR-beta chain isoform X1, which translates to MVCLWFPRGSWMAALTVILMVLNPPLAWARDTQPHFLEYSTSECHFSNGTQRVRFLDRYFSNGEETVRFDSDVGEYRAVTELGRPDAEYWNGQKDVLDDARAAVDTYCRHNYAVSESFLVQRRVAPTVTVYPAKTQPLQHHNLLVCSVNGFYPGHIEVRWLRNSQEEEAGVISTGLIRNGDWTFQTMVMLETVPQSGEVYTCQVEHPSLTNPVTVEWRAHSESAQSKMLSGVGGFVLGLLFLGAGLFIHRRNQKGHAGLQPTGLLS; encoded by the exons ATGGTGTGCCTGTGGTTCCCCAGAGGCTCCTGGATGGCAGCTCTGACAGTGATATTGATGGTGCTGAACCCTCCCCTTGCTTGGGCCAGGGACACCCAAC CACATTTCCTGGAGTATAGTACGTCCGAGTGTCATTTCTCCAACGGGACTCAGCGAGTGCGGTTCCTGGACAGATACTTCTCTAACGGGGAGGAGACCGTGCGCTTCGACAGCGACGTGGGGGAGTACCGGGCGGTGACCGAGCTGGGGCGGCCGGACGCCGAGTACTGGAACGGGCAGAAGGACGTCCTGGATGACGCGCGGGCCGCGGTGGACACGTACTGCAGACACAACTACGCCGTCAGCGAGAGCTTCCTGGTGCAGCGGCGAG TTGCGCCTACAGTCACTGTGTATCCTGCAAAGACCCAGCCCCTGCAGCACCACAACCTCCTCGTCTGCTCTGTGAATGGTTTCTATCCAGGCCACATCGAAGTCAGGTGGCTCCGGAACAgccaggaagaggaggctggagtCATCTCCACAGGCCTGATCCGTAATGGAGACTGGACCTTCCAGACCATGGTGATGCTTGAGACAGTTCCTCAGAGTGGAGAGGTCTACACCTGCCAAGTGGAGCACCCAAGTCTGACGAACCCTGTCACAGTGGAATGGA GGGCCCATTCTGAGTCTGCGCAGAGCAAGATGCTGAGTGGAGTCGGGGGCTTCGTGCTGGGGCTGCTCTTCCTTGGGGCGGGGCTGTTCATCCACCGCAGAAACCAGAAAG gaCATGCTGGGCTTCAGCCAACAG GACTCCTGAGCTGA
- the LOC100052310 gene encoding MHC class II DR-beta chain isoform X2 has product MVCLWFPRGSWMAALTVILMVLNPPLAWARDTQPHFLEYSTSECHFSNGTQRVRFLDRYFSNGEETVRFDSDVGEYRAVTELGRPDAEYWNGQKDVLDDARAAVDTYCRHNYAVSESFLVQRRVAPTVTVYPAKTQPLQHHNLLVCSVNGFYPGHIEVRWLRNSQEEEAGVISTGLIRNGDWTFQTMVMLETVPQSGEVYTCQVEHPSLTNPVTVEWRAHSESAQSKMLSGVGGFVLGLLFLGAGLFIHRRNQKGLLS; this is encoded by the exons ATGGTGTGCCTGTGGTTCCCCAGAGGCTCCTGGATGGCAGCTCTGACAGTGATATTGATGGTGCTGAACCCTCCCCTTGCTTGGGCCAGGGACACCCAAC CACATTTCCTGGAGTATAGTACGTCCGAGTGTCATTTCTCCAACGGGACTCAGCGAGTGCGGTTCCTGGACAGATACTTCTCTAACGGGGAGGAGACCGTGCGCTTCGACAGCGACGTGGGGGAGTACCGGGCGGTGACCGAGCTGGGGCGGCCGGACGCCGAGTACTGGAACGGGCAGAAGGACGTCCTGGATGACGCGCGGGCCGCGGTGGACACGTACTGCAGACACAACTACGCCGTCAGCGAGAGCTTCCTGGTGCAGCGGCGAG TTGCGCCTACAGTCACTGTGTATCCTGCAAAGACCCAGCCCCTGCAGCACCACAACCTCCTCGTCTGCTCTGTGAATGGTTTCTATCCAGGCCACATCGAAGTCAGGTGGCTCCGGAACAgccaggaagaggaggctggagtCATCTCCACAGGCCTGATCCGTAATGGAGACTGGACCTTCCAGACCATGGTGATGCTTGAGACAGTTCCTCAGAGTGGAGAGGTCTACACCTGCCAAGTGGAGCACCCAAGTCTGACGAACCCTGTCACAGTGGAATGGA GGGCCCATTCTGAGTCTGCGCAGAGCAAGATGCTGAGTGGAGTCGGGGGCTTCGTGCTGGGGCTGCTCTTCCTTGGGGCGGGGCTGTTCATCCACCGCAGAAACCAGAAAG GACTCCTGAGCTGA